The window CGTACTGCGACAGGTAGGGGGAATGGGTGGCGTAGTCGCGGGTGTAGGTGGCGACGGCGTCGGCCAGCCGGCCGGCCGTGTTGTTCTGGAACTGTACGACGCGGTCGACCATCTGATTAAAGGCTCCGACGGGCAGTTGCAGATCGCAATGGTAGGTCAGGACGACCGGCTTGCGCAGCAATCGGCCGCGCAGGGCCAGCCCCGGCGCGTCGAATTGGGGCAGGTGGAGATGGAGCACGTCGGCCCGGCGCGCCAGCTTCCAGGCCATTGGCCCGAAGTCGGGCATTAGTACGCCCTTGCTGACGCGCAGGGCGACGGGGATGCGCACGACCTTCACCCCGTCCAGCACGTCATAGCGCGGCAGGTCGGGGTCGTACTGCGAGGTGAGGACGGTGACGTCGTGGCCCTGGGCCGCCAGGGCGCGGCTGAGGCGTTCGACGTAGATCGTCAGGCCGCTGACCCACGGCCGATAGTAAGTCAATACTTCGAGAATTTTCATAGACAGTGCATGAATGGTGGGCGGATTAACACGGTGGATTATACACGGGCCGGGTGATTCGCCCGTAGTTGGGCGGGGCGATTCAACTCAGGGGGTTTCGGCCCGCTGGCGCGAGACGAACGATTGGGCCGAATTCAGCACGTGGCGGAAGGTGACGCCCGTGCCCAGAATGCCGATGACGCCGAAGAGGAGCATCATCACGATGTTGAGGACGTGGTAGAGGAAAGCGAACGCGGCCGAGGGGGCCGCCGGCTGGCCGTAGAGTTGCAGCGCGGTGATGACCGCGAAATGGAAGGGGCCGGCCTGCCCCGGCGTCGACGGCACGGCGACGCTGAAGGCCGCGGCGCAGACGACGAACCCGGCCATGACCCACGTCGGATTCAGGCCCACGGCGCGCATGGTAAAGAAGTAGGCCACCAGGATGGGAACCCAGATGAGGATGCTGAGAATGGTCAAGATCAGCCCGTCGCGCAGCGTGGTCAGGCTTTTCAGACCGATGAGCAGCTCATCGAAGCGGCGCACCCAGGCCGCCCGGTCGAGGAAGGGCAACAGGCGGGCCAGGACGCCATCGGCCAGCCGCGTGGCCCGTTCGCGCTGGTTAGCGGCGATGACCAGGACGACGATGCCGCCGATGGCCGCAAAGCCGGAGAACACGGCAAAGGAGCGCATCCAGTCGGGCAGGGTGGTGATCCCCGACAGGGTGAAGGGCAGCAGGACGACGATCAACAGCATATCCAGCAGGCGCTCCACGACCATCGTGGAGATGCCCTGGGCGATGGTGATGGGCGGCACGTTGCCGATAAGGATGGCCCGCGCCACGTCGCCCAGACGGAACGGCAACAGTTGGGTCAGCATGTAGCCGATGTTCTGGATGTGGAACACCTGGCTAAAGGGCGGGCCGCTATCCAGCATGAACCGCCAGCGCACGGCCCGCAGGAATAGAAAGGCGACAATGCCCAGCGCGCCGATTGCCAGATAGCCCAGATGGACGTGGCGCAGGCTGTCGATGATTTCGCCGGGGCGCGCATAAAAGATGAAGACCGCTGCCAGACAGGCCACCCCGATGAACAGGCCCACCCACAGTTGCCATTGACCCTTGCGGGTGTTTTGCTCCATAGATGGGGGATTATAGCAGGCCTGTTACCCAATCGCTATCGCTATCGTGATCGCTATCGTAATCGTAATCGAAGATCGATTGCGATAGCGATTGCGATTGCGATGGCGAGCCAGAGGGCGAACAGGGATGTTCGCCCCTACGGGTAATCGTAGAAGCCGCGGCCGCTTTTGCGCCCCAGCCGGCCGCTGTCGACCATGCGCCGCTGGATGGGGTGCGGCCGGTAGCGCGGCTCCTGGAAGTAGGCGTCGTAGACCGATTGGGTGACGGCCAGATTGACATCGAGACCGATGAGATCGAGCAGGGCGAACGGCCCCATGCGGAAGCCCAGCGAAGTGATCAGCCGGTCGATGGTCTCCGGGTCGGCGGCGCGCTCGCCCAGCAGGCGGAACGCCTCGCCATAGAACGGCCGGGCCACGCGGTTGACAATGAAGGCCGGCGAATCGATGCAGACCACGGCCGTCTTGCCCAGGCTCTGCACGAAGGCGCGGGCCGTGGCGACCGTCTCGTCGCCGGTCAGATCGCCGCGAATGACCTCGACCAGTTGCATCAGGTGGGCCGGGTTGAAGTAGTGCAGCCCCAGCACCCGGTCGGGGCGGCCGGTGGCGGCGGCGATGGCGCTGATGCTGAGGCTGGACGTATTGCTGGCGAGGATGGTGTGGGGTGGGGCGGCGGCGTCGAGGCGGCCGAAGAGGTCGCGTTTGACCGCGAGGTCCTCGACCACCGCCTCGATGACCAGATCGACCTGCGCCGCCTGGGCCAGATCGGTCGTCGGGATGAGCGACTCCCTGGCCCAATCGGCCGTGGCCGCGGCCGTCTTGCCCCGCCGCACGCCCTCGTCAATGGATTGGACGATGGCCTCGCGCGCCTGCTCCACGAGTTCCGCGGTCAGATCGAACAGCAGCACGCGATAGCCGGCCAGCGCCGCCGCTTGGGCGATGCCGCGGCCCATGGTGCCCGAACCGATGACGCTGACGGTTTCGATGGCCATTCTTATTTGGCGAACCCAACCGCTCGCGTCTCGCGGATGACCGTCACCTGAATCTGACCCGGATATTGCATCGAGTCCTCGATATTCTTGGAAATATCCTTTGACAGGCGCACGGCGGCCAGATCGTCGATCTGGTTGGGCTTCACGAGTACGCGGATCTCGCGACCGGCTTGCAGGGCGTAGGCGCTCTCCACGCCGGGGAAGGACGTGGCGATGTCTTCCAGGGTGCGCACGCGCTTGATGTAGTTCTCCAAATTCTCGCGCCGCGCGCCGGGACGGGCGCCGGAGATGGCGTCGGCCGCCTCGACCAGGATGGCCTCGATGGTCTCTTGCTCCACCTCGTGGTGGTGCGAGGCGATGGCGTTGACGACCACCGCCGGTACCTTGAAGCGCTTGGCGAACTCGGCCCCGATCTGGGCGTGGGTGCCTTCCTGATCGTGATCCATCGCCTTGCCCAGGTCGTGGAGCAGCGCGCCCATCTTGGCCGTCTCGATGTTGGCCCCCAGCTCGGCGGCCAGCATGGCGGCGATGTGGGCCGCCTCGACGGAGTGGTTGAGCTGGTTCTGGCCGTAGGACGTGCGGTATTTAAGCCGCCCCAGGGTTTTCAGGATTTCGGGGTGCAGCCCGTGGACGTTGGCCTCGTAGGCGG is drawn from Candidatus Promineifilum breve and contains these coding sequences:
- a CDS encoding lysylphosphatidylglycerol synthase transmembrane domain-containing protein, giving the protein MEQNTRKGQWQLWVGLFIGVACLAAVFIFYARPGEIIDSLRHVHLGYLAIGALGIVAFLFLRAVRWRFMLDSGPPFSQVFHIQNIGYMLTQLLPFRLGDVARAILIGNVPPITIAQGISTMVVERLLDMLLIVVLLPFTLSGITTLPDWMRSFAVFSGFAAIGGIVVLVIAANQRERATRLADGVLARLLPFLDRAAWVRRFDELLIGLKSLTTLRDGLILTILSILIWVPILVAYFFTMRAVGLNPTWVMAGFVVCAAAFSVAVPSTPGQAGPFHFAVITALQLYGQPAAPSAAFAFLYHVLNIVMMLLFGVIGILGTGVTFRHVLNSAQSFVSRQRAETP
- a CDS encoding 3-hydroxyacyl-CoA dehydrogenase family protein, with product MAIETVSVIGSGTMGRGIAQAAALAGYRVLLFDLTAELVEQAREAIVQSIDEGVRRGKTAAATADWARESLIPTTDLAQAAQVDLVIEAVVEDLAVKRDLFGRLDAAAPPHTILASNTSSLSISAIAAATGRPDRVLGLHYFNPAHLMQLVEVIRGDLTGDETVATARAFVQSLGKTAVVCIDSPAFIVNRVARPFYGEAFRLLGERAADPETIDRLITSLGFRMGPFALLDLIGLDVNLAVTQSVYDAYFQEPRYRPHPIQRRMVDSGRLGRKSGRGFYDYP